CAGCAACGAGCCACCCCTGAACCGCATCGCAGCCAAGATCCCGAAGCCGCTCCCACGTCTCGTCGTCCTCCACCCCCTCCGCCACAACCATGAGCCCCAAGGAGTGCGCCAGATCCACCGTGCAGCGCACGATCTCCGCGTCCTCGGTGTCCACCGCGAGCCGGGCCACGAACGACCGGTCGATCTTCAGCTCGCTGACGGGCAGCCGCCGCAGGTGGACCAGGGAGGAGTAGCCGGTCCCGAAGTCGTCGAGCGACATCTTCACGCCGTGCCCGGTGAGCCCCGCCAGGGTGTCGGCCGCCTGCTGGGGGTCTTCGAGCAGCACGTGCTCGGTGATCTCCAGCTGAAGCGCTCCCGGGGGTACGCCGTGCCGGGCCAGCCGGGCCGCGACGGCGCCGGCGAAGCCGGGCGAGTGGACGTCGCGGGGCGAGACGTTGACGGCGACCGGCACGGTCAGCCCGCACGAGCGCCAGATGGCGACCTGTGCGAGGGCGGTCTCCAGCACGTACTCGGTCAGCCGGGGCATCAGGCCCGAGGTCTCGGCGATGGCGATGAACTCGTCCGGGGGGACGCGCCCGCGCTCGGGGTGCACCCAGCGCACCAGCGCCTCCAGGCCGGAGACGGTGCCGTCGAAGCCGACCTTGGGCTGGTAGTGCAGCTCGACCTCGCCGGCGTCCAGCGCGCGCCGCAGGTCGGCGAGGAGCCCGAGGCGGTCGGGGGTGTTGCCGTCCCGGGTGGCCTCGTAGACCTCGACGGCGGTGCGGTCCCGCTTGGCCTCGTACATCGCCACGTCGGCGCGGCGCAGCAGGCCCTCGGCCTCGTCGGCGTGGTCGGGGAAGACGGCGACACCGGCGCTGGCCTCCAGCACGAGCGTCAGTCCGTCCAGGTCGAGCGGGGAGCCGAGGGCCGAGACCAGGCCCCGCGCGATCCGCTGGGCGCTGGTGGTGGAGTCGGCGACCGGGAGCAGCACGGCGAACTCGTCGCCGCCGAGCCTGGCCGCCTCCGCGCCGCGCGGGAGCGCGTCCCGCAGCCGCTGCGCTATCTGCAACAGGAGCCGGTCGCCCGCGAGATGGCCGAGGGTGTCGTTGACGGAGCGGAAGCGGTCCAGGTCGATGAGGACGAGCGCGGAGCGGGCTCCGGTGCGCTCGGCCTCGTCGAGCGCCGCCCAGGTGCGCTCCAGCAGCCACAGCCGG
This sequence is a window from Streptomyces sp. NBC_01775. Protein-coding genes within it:
- a CDS encoding putative bifunctional diguanylate cyclase/phosphodiesterase translates to MLEFSGGARPPFSRLPSDGTRRGARTARGAGTGAGTNTGTGQAIGGVAAPGAPGGRSGSGTAGGEEAPWLQRLLALRPPLLPALVLALAVLALTGGLIRVLATGHSLFPGGTVGWSFAVLTGSVVAHLVTMGRDRWWSGTGSGPALTLAILLLCGWVPALLVSLAVVVLVGAARRHRWRQAFVQGAIDILGIGAASLSLALCGVRPSVENPWEPPDWELSAAPQIVLVAGVYLLVTRALQWYTSAPHAGGLPSALRTALVRQSLVGVSLLGIAPLIVVVAVHKPLLLPLFAIPLIALDSTLRIARARAEEQLRDPLTGLPNRLWLLERTWAALDEAERTGARSALVLIDLDRFRSVNDTLGHLAGDRLLLQIAQRLRDALPRGAEAARLGGDEFAVLLPVADSTTSAQRIARGLVSALGSPLDLDGLTLVLEASAGVAVFPDHADEAEGLLRRADVAMYEAKRDRTAVEVYEATRDGNTPDRLGLLADLRRALDAGEVELHYQPKVGFDGTVSGLEALVRWVHPERGRVPPDEFIAIAETSGLMPRLTEYVLETALAQVAIWRSCGLTVPVAVNVSPRDVHSPGFAGAVAARLARHGVPPGALQLEITEHVLLEDPQQAADTLAGLTGHGVKMSLDDFGTGYSSLVHLRRLPVSELKIDRSFVARLAVDTEDAEIVRCTVDLAHSLGLMVVAEGVEDDETWERLRDLGCDAVQGWLVAAAMPPGETTAWLRAREVPAARSITSGPPARTP